The Halorientalis sp. IM1011 genome window below encodes:
- a CDS encoding uracil-xanthine permease family protein, with protein MPTETDGEIDLDYERDDRPPWPKSLLLGLQHVAVMIVPATAVAFIVADATGIGATDTAYLVQMVLLFSGLATIVQAYALGPVGSRLPIMMGTSFTFVGAATTIGVEYGLAAVFGAILVTGFWVEGLVGWQFKRIKPFFPPLVTGLVVVIIGLYLIPVGMDYAAGGVGAADYGSMTNLGLAGLVLGIAVLLNMFTSGVMRLLSVLVGIAVGYVAAVVAGVVDFSAVAQASWVALPQPGAFGFEFEPVAIVTFAFLFLVSAMETVGDMSGVTAAEGRQPTHEEFRGGLLTDGLLSSIGSLFATFPVTSFSQNVGIVNFTGVMSRHVVGVGGVMLAVLGFSPKVGAVVTTIPQPVFGGAVLLMVGMVAASGARLIFLHTDLDRRNMVIMAVALGLGLGVATRPEALQGLPTAAETFFGEPVILTALSALLLNTFVPGEQSPLFDAAPDETPAESMGLVSNDD; from the coding sequence ATGCCAACGGAGACAGACGGGGAGATCGATCTGGACTACGAGCGCGACGACAGGCCGCCGTGGCCGAAGTCGCTGCTGCTGGGGCTCCAGCACGTCGCGGTGATGATCGTGCCCGCCACGGCGGTGGCGTTCATCGTCGCGGACGCGACGGGGATCGGGGCGACCGACACCGCCTATCTGGTGCAGATGGTGTTGCTGTTCTCGGGGCTAGCGACCATCGTCCAGGCCTACGCGCTGGGCCCGGTCGGGTCGCGCCTGCCCATCATGATGGGGACGAGTTTCACGTTCGTCGGCGCGGCGACGACCATCGGCGTCGAGTACGGACTCGCCGCCGTCTTCGGCGCGATACTGGTCACCGGCTTCTGGGTGGAGGGGCTGGTCGGCTGGCAGTTCAAACGTATCAAACCCTTCTTCCCGCCGCTGGTGACGGGGCTCGTCGTCGTCATCATCGGCCTGTACCTGATCCCGGTCGGGATGGACTACGCGGCCGGGGGCGTCGGCGCGGCCGACTACGGGTCGATGACGAATCTGGGGCTCGCCGGGCTCGTCCTCGGCATCGCCGTGTTGCTCAACATGTTCACGAGCGGCGTGATGCGCCTGCTGAGCGTGCTGGTCGGGATCGCCGTGGGCTACGTCGCTGCCGTCGTGGCTGGCGTCGTCGATTTCAGCGCCGTCGCGCAGGCGAGCTGGGTCGCACTCCCCCAGCCCGGTGCCTTCGGCTTCGAGTTCGAGCCGGTCGCCATCGTCACCTTCGCCTTCCTCTTTCTGGTCTCGGCGATGGAGACCGTCGGCGACATGTCCGGCGTCACGGCGGCCGAGGGTCGACAGCCGACCCACGAGGAGTTCCGGGGCGGCCTCCTGACCGACGGCCTGCTGAGTTCGATCGGCTCGCTGTTCGCCACCTTCCCCGTCACCTCCTTCTCGCAGAACGTCGGCATCGTCAACTTCACGGGCGTGATGAGCCGCCACGTCGTCGGCGTCGGCGGCGTCATGCTGGCAGTGCTGGGCTTCAGCCCGAAGGTCGGTGCGGTCGTCACGACCATCCCCCAGCCGGTGTTCGGCGGCGCGGTCCTGCTGATGGTCGGGATGGTTGCCGCCTCCGGCGCGCGCCTGATCTTCCTGCACACCGATCTGGACCGGCGGAACATGGTCATCATGGCCGTCGCGCTCGGCCTCGGGCTGGGCGTCGCGACTCGCCCGGAAGCTCTGCAGGGCCTGCCTACAGCCGCCGAGACCTTCTTCGGCGAACCGGTGATCCTGACGGCGCTGTCGGCGTTGCTCCTCAACACGTTCGTCCCCGGCGAGCAGAGTCCGCTGTTCGACGCCGCGCCCGACGAGACGCCCGCCGAGTCGATGGGGCTCGTCTCCAACGACGATTAG
- a CDS encoding guanosine monophosphate reductase: MDEPRTGLSYGDVLLVPQRSPVDSRSDVDLTTNLTPDLELETPLCSAAMDTVTEADLAIALGQAGGIGTIHRFLTVDEQASEVATVTDAGQPVAAAVGIDEDHVTRAEALVTAGVDAVVVDVAHGHMERTLDAVADIRDAFPDLDLVAGNVATPAGVEDLYAAGADCVKVGIGPGSHCTTRKVAGAGVPQLTAVDDCADAAADLDVTICADGGIRTSGDAAKALMAGADTVMMGSLFAGTEEAPGDTVEIDGTRYKRSRGMATTAAAEERSDKEENVTADEGVEGLTPYKGPTTDVAGEFCAGIKSGLSYCGGHTIPDAREKAEFIRVAASAREREGAHTDQEWETVSVDSTKHAQVEGDD, from the coding sequence ATGGACGAACCGCGGACGGGATTGAGCTACGGAGACGTGTTGCTGGTACCACAGCGCTCGCCGGTCGACAGCCGGAGCGACGTGGATTTGACTACCAACCTGACGCCGGACCTGGAACTGGAGACACCGCTTTGCTCGGCAGCGATGGACACCGTCACGGAGGCCGATCTCGCCATCGCGCTCGGCCAGGCCGGCGGGATCGGGACGATCCACCGCTTTCTGACCGTCGACGAGCAGGCCAGCGAGGTCGCCACGGTCACGGATGCCGGCCAACCGGTCGCGGCCGCCGTCGGGATCGACGAGGACCACGTCACCCGGGCCGAAGCGCTCGTCACCGCCGGCGTCGACGCCGTCGTCGTCGACGTGGCCCACGGCCACATGGAACGTACCCTCGACGCAGTCGCCGACATCCGCGATGCGTTCCCAGACCTCGACCTCGTCGCGGGCAACGTCGCCACACCCGCAGGCGTCGAGGACCTCTACGCGGCTGGCGCGGACTGCGTGAAGGTCGGCATCGGCCCCGGCTCACACTGCACGACCCGCAAAGTGGCAGGGGCGGGCGTGCCCCAGTTGACGGCGGTCGACGACTGCGCCGACGCCGCGGCGGATCTGGACGTGACGATCTGTGCCGACGGCGGGATTCGCACCTCCGGGGACGCAGCCAAGGCGCTGATGGCCGGCGCGGACACCGTCATGATGGGGAGTCTCTTCGCCGGCACCGAGGAAGCCCCGGGCGATACCGTCGAAATCGACGGGACGCGGTACAAGCGCTCGCGCGGAATGGCGACCACGGCCGCCGCGGAGGAGCGCTCGGACAAGGAGGAGAACGTGACGGCCGACGAGGGCGTCGAGGGGCTGACCCCCTACAAGGGTCCGACGACCGACGTGGCCGGGGAGTTCTGTGCCGGCATCAAATCCGGCCTCTCCTACTGTGGTGGCCACACGATCCCCGACGCACGCGAGAAGGCGGAGTTCATCCGCGTCGCCGCGAGCGCCCGCGAGCGAGAGGGTGCCCACACCGATCAGGAGTGGGAGACGGTCAGCGTCGACAGCACGAAACACGCCCAGGTCGAGGGCGACGACTGA
- a CDS encoding NAD(P)-dependent oxidoreductase, with the protein MSDSAESVHVAVTGAAGYIASRVVAQLQRDHPDWEITALDNFYLGDLREVGDVSVEHVDIRNRDRLEDALDGADVVLHLAAISGVDDCDDKPDLAYEVNVTGTNNVAWFCKKTGTALCFPFSMAVIGDPQEFPITVDLPRDPLNWYGRTKVLGERAIDTLADGAFPAHQFMISNLYGRHEVGGREVSKGTVINFFVNRALAGETLTVYEPGTQSRNFVHVKDVADAFVKSAERLVEQREAGESGVEKYEIASDEDPGVMAVAELVQSIAREERGIDADVELVENPRSGETLVDEFGVDTAAAQDRLGWEPAESVEDSIRGLLAESD; encoded by the coding sequence ATGAGCGATTCCGCCGAGTCCGTCCACGTCGCCGTCACCGGCGCGGCGGGCTACATCGCCAGCCGTGTCGTCGCACAGCTCCAGCGTGACCACCCCGACTGGGAGATCACCGCACTGGACAACTTCTATCTGGGCGACCTCCGCGAAGTCGGCGACGTGTCCGTCGAGCACGTCGACATCCGCAACCGAGACCGACTGGAGGACGCCCTCGACGGCGCGGACGTGGTCCTCCACCTCGCCGCCATCTCCGGCGTCGACGACTGCGACGACAAGCCCGACCTGGCCTACGAGGTCAACGTCACCGGAACGAACAACGTCGCCTGGTTCTGCAAGAAGACCGGAACTGCCCTGTGTTTCCCCTTCTCGATGGCCGTCATCGGCGACCCTCAGGAGTTCCCGATCACCGTCGACCTCCCGCGGGACCCGCTGAACTGGTACGGCCGGACGAAGGTGCTGGGCGAGCGCGCCATCGACACCCTCGCCGACGGGGCCTTCCCCGCCCACCAGTTCATGATCTCCAACCTCTACGGTCGCCACGAGGTCGGCGGCCGGGAAGTCTCGAAGGGCACCGTGATCAACTTCTTCGTCAACCGGGCGCTGGCGGGCGAGACGCTGACCGTCTACGAACCCGGCACCCAGTCCCGGAACTTCGTCCACGTCAAGGACGTGGCCGACGCGTTCGTCAAGAGCGCCGAGCGACTGGTCGAACAGCGCGAGGCCGGCGAGAGCGGCGTCGAGAAGTACGAGATCGCCAGCGACGAGGATCCCGGCGTGATGGCGGTCGCCGAACTCGTGCAGTCGATCGCCCGCGAAGAGCGCGGCATCGACGCCGACGTGGAACTGGTCGAGAACCCCCGCAGCGGGGAGACGCTGGTCGACGAGTTCGGCGTGGACACGGCCGCAGCACAGGATCGGCTGGGGTGGGAACCGGCCGAGAGCGTCGAGGACTCGATTCGTGGGTTGCTCGCCGAGTCGGACTAA
- a CDS encoding ATP-binding protein — translation MVEFVNRTVELERLRSLYESDDAELAVVFGRRRLGKTELLKQSLDGYDDAVIYQARQKTSTLQLQQFVETAAESYPDLERIREEWEEVLRYLAEQDAIVVLDEFPYLVEQDDSLPSVLQALFDHELDESAATIVLVGSSISMMEEAALLGNSPLYGRSSLKLDIRQLPFDAAMEFFDESYTAAEQVSTWGVFGGVPYYLEEVSPDATLDENVQRTILSRHGTLHDEPDYVLRMELTEPTRYFSILEAIAGGSTSRNEIAGTTGIDYNQLSKYLDRLSRLRLVDRHVPITEQKERSKRSHYRIRDPFFRFWFRFVYGSSDRYDELGTDAYEILVEPELADFVSHSFEELCCSALRTLYPEYTITETGQWWYEDHEVDAVGLTQGETLIAGECKFQQSPLGYDAFSKLQTHVDELRWTPETGNERREEYALFSRSGFKPSVEEAATERDDLRLFTVEDVVEALRS, via the coding sequence ATGGTCGAGTTCGTGAACCGGACGGTGGAACTCGAACGGCTCCGTTCGCTCTACGAGTCGGACGACGCCGAACTCGCGGTGGTGTTCGGGCGACGGCGGCTCGGCAAGACGGAACTCCTGAAACAGTCGCTCGACGGGTACGACGACGCCGTGATCTACCAGGCACGGCAGAAAACGAGTACGTTACAGCTGCAACAGTTCGTCGAGACTGCAGCGGAGTCCTACCCGGATCTGGAACGGATACGAGAGGAGTGGGAGGAGGTACTTCGATATCTCGCCGAACAGGACGCCATCGTCGTCCTCGACGAGTTCCCCTACCTCGTCGAACAGGACGATAGCCTCCCGTCCGTCTTACAGGCGCTGTTCGATCACGAACTCGACGAGTCGGCAGCGACGATCGTACTAGTCGGGTCGTCGATCAGCATGATGGAGGAGGCAGCACTCCTCGGTAACAGTCCGCTGTACGGCCGGTCGTCGCTGAAGCTCGATATCAGACAGCTCCCCTTCGACGCCGCGATGGAGTTTTTCGACGAATCGTATACCGCCGCCGAGCAGGTGAGTACGTGGGGGGTGTTCGGTGGCGTCCCGTACTATCTCGAAGAAGTGTCGCCGGACGCGACGCTCGACGAGAACGTGCAGCGAACGATCCTCTCGCGACACGGGACGCTCCACGACGAACCGGACTACGTCCTCCGGATGGAGCTCACGGAACCGACGCGGTACTTCTCGATTCTGGAAGCAATCGCGGGTGGCAGTACGAGCCGAAACGAAATCGCTGGGACGACGGGAATCGACTACAATCAGCTCTCGAAGTACCTCGATCGTCTGTCTCGATTGCGACTGGTCGACCGACACGTCCCGATCACCGAGCAGAAAGAGCGGAGCAAACGAAGTCACTACCGGATCCGGGACCCCTTCTTTCGCTTCTGGTTTCGCTTCGTCTACGGGTCGAGCGACCGGTACGACGAACTCGGGACCGACGCCTACGAAATCCTCGTCGAGCCAGAACTGGCGGATTTCGTGAGCCACTCGTTCGAGGAGTTGTGTTGTTCGGCACTCCGGACGCTCTACCCCGAGTACACGATCACGGAGACCGGCCAGTGGTGGTACGAGGACCACGAGGTGGACGCTGTCGGACTGACCCAGGGTGAGACACTGATCGCCGGTGAGTGTAAATTCCAGCAGTCGCCACTCGGATACGACGCGTTCTCGAAACTACAGACGCACGTCGACGAACTCAGGTGGACGCCCGAGACGGGCAACGAACGACGAGAAGAGTACGCGCTCTTCTCACGCAGCGGGTTCAAGCCCTCGGTCGAAGAAGCCGCGACCGAACGGGACGACCTGCGACTGTTCACGGTCGAAGATGTCGTCGAAGCCCTGCGGAGTTAG
- a CDS encoding SDR family NAD(P)-dependent oxidoreductase, with the protein MTTLDDEVVIVTGASRGLGASMAKRFAREGASVTITARSESDLQAVADAGDGEIHVAPADITDEAAVRDVVATTVDEFGSVTGLVNNAGIGLLNMYDEGRLLHDVDTEDFRQIMEVNVTGVFLCSKYAVPEMIEAGRGNVVNISSGLGRRGSARWGPYVTSKWALEGMTRTQAKELDEYGINANALDPGGRVDTGFWDHLPESERAEILDPDVMNDAATGLLAQGPDGVTGESMPAEEWEQRL; encoded by the coding sequence ATGACGACGCTCGATGACGAAGTCGTGATCGTCACCGGTGCGAGCCGTGGACTCGGCGCGTCGATGGCGAAACGATTCGCCCGTGAAGGCGCATCCGTCACGATCACCGCCCGGAGCGAGTCCGACCTGCAAGCGGTCGCCGACGCGGGCGACGGTGAGATACACGTCGCCCCTGCCGATATCACCGACGAGGCCGCGGTCCGTGACGTCGTCGCCACGACGGTCGACGAGTTCGGCTCGGTCACCGGCCTCGTGAACAACGCCGGCATCGGCCTCCTGAACATGTACGACGAGGGGCGACTGCTCCACGACGTGGATACCGAGGACTTCCGGCAGATCATGGAGGTGAACGTCACCGGCGTCTTCCTCTGCTCGAAGTACGCCGTCCCCGAGATGATCGAGGCCGGCCGCGGGAACGTCGTCAACATCTCCTCGGGCCTGGGTCGCCGCGGGTCGGCCAGGTGGGGACCGTACGTAACCTCGAAGTGGGCACTGGAGGGGATGACTCGAACACAGGCCAAGGAACTCGACGAGTACGGGATCAACGCCAACGCTCTCGATCCGGGCGGTCGCGTCGACACCGGGTTCTGGGATCACCTGCCCGAATCGGAACGGGCGGAGATTCTCGACCCCGACGTGATGAACGACGCCGCGACGGGCCTGCTCGCACAGGGGCCCGACGGCGTCACCGGCGAATCGATGCCGGCCGAGGAGTGGGAACAGCGGCTGTAA
- a CDS encoding ubiquitin-like small modifier protein 1 produces the protein MEVTVYGQLRGATGEKTVAVEFEGGTVREAVLAFVTAYPQTERHLVRDDGEIEPSVRIAVDGERNELDDRCPPDASISIHPPMQGG, from the coding sequence ATGGAAGTCACGGTGTACGGGCAACTCCGCGGGGCGACCGGCGAGAAGACCGTCGCGGTCGAGTTCGAGGGCGGGACTGTCCGGGAGGCCGTCCTCGCGTTCGTGACGGCGTACCCACAGACCGAACGGCACCTCGTTCGGGACGACGGGGAGATCGAGCCGAGTGTTCGGATCGCCGTCGACGGCGAGCGGAACGAACTCGACGATCGGTGTCCGCCGGACGCGTCGATCAGTATCCACCCGCCGATGCAGGGTGGGTGA
- a CDS encoding acetamidase/formamidase family protein, whose amino-acid sequence MSEQIERELDVDEYTLGLVGPEQEWAGTVADGGRVRTHTPPACWGPMITPEFRGGHEVTKPIAVEGAEVGDAIAIKIRDIEVTSVATSTGSMDELEDAFGDDPFVDHKCPECGIEWPESVVEGTGEDAIRCANCGANASSFAFEYGITTVFDDDREVGITVDAEAAHDLAERADEASALPENSRQHPILLYEPSEMPGTLGHLRPFVGNIGTTPPIEMPDSHNAGDFGQFLIGAGHDWGLEDEAELAQRTDGHMDINAVREGSILLCPVKVEGGGIYVGDMHANQGDGELALHTTDVSGYTEFEVELIEDLDIDGPVLLPNAEDLPHISEPYSDEDVERGEALGEEYGVDVETDMGPIQVVGSGATINEATENAFDRAGKLLDMSEGEVRTRCTFTGGVEIGRLPGVVQLTMLAPMATLEERGMAHLVREQYGL is encoded by the coding sequence ATGTCCGAACAGATCGAACGAGAACTGGACGTGGACGAGTACACCCTCGGGCTGGTCGGGCCCGAGCAGGAGTGGGCAGGGACCGTCGCGGACGGCGGTCGTGTCAGGACGCACACACCCCCGGCGTGCTGGGGGCCGATGATCACACCGGAGTTCCGGGGCGGACACGAGGTGACCAAACCCATCGCCGTCGAGGGGGCAGAGGTTGGCGACGCGATCGCCATCAAGATCCGTGACATCGAGGTCACGAGCGTCGCGACCAGTACCGGCTCGATGGACGAACTGGAGGACGCCTTCGGCGACGATCCGTTCGTCGACCACAAGTGCCCGGAGTGTGGCATCGAGTGGCCCGAGAGTGTCGTCGAGGGCACTGGGGAAGACGCGATCCGCTGTGCGAACTGCGGCGCGAACGCCTCCTCGTTCGCCTTCGAGTACGGCATCACGACCGTCTTCGACGACGACCGCGAGGTCGGGATCACGGTCGATGCAGAGGCAGCCCACGACCTCGCCGAACGGGCCGACGAGGCGAGCGCGCTCCCGGAGAACTCCCGCCAGCACCCGATCTTGCTGTACGAACCGTCCGAGATGCCCGGAACGCTCGGCCACCTGCGGCCGTTCGTCGGCAACATCGGCACGACGCCACCGATCGAGATGCCCGACTCCCACAACGCCGGGGACTTCGGACAGTTCCTCATCGGTGCGGGCCACGACTGGGGGCTCGAAGACGAGGCGGAACTCGCCCAGCGAACGGACGGCCACATGGACATCAACGCCGTACGAGAGGGGTCCATCCTGCTCTGTCCGGTGAAAGTCGAGGGCGGCGGGATCTACGTCGGCGACATGCACGCGAACCAGGGCGACGGCGAACTCGCCTTGCACACGACCGACGTGAGCGGCTACACCGAGTTCGAGGTCGAACTGATCGAAGACCTCGACATCGACGGCCCGGTCTTGCTCCCCAACGCGGAGGACCTCCCACACATCAGCGAGCCCTACAGCGACGAGGACGTCGAGCGCGGCGAGGCCCTCGGCGAAGAATACGGGGTCGACGTCGAGACCGACATGGGACCGATCCAGGTCGTCGGGTCCGGCGCGACGATCAACGAGGCGACCGAGAACGCCTTCGACCGGGCGGGCAAGTTGCTCGACATGAGCGAAGGCGAGGTTCGGACCCGCTGTACGTTCACGGGTGGCGTCGAGATCGGGCGACTCCCCGGCGTCGTACAACTGACCATGCTGGCACCGATGGCGACACTCGAAGAGCGCGGGATGGCCCACCTCGTGCGCGAACAGTACGGACTCTGA
- a CDS encoding BCCT family transporter, translating into MSLVQQALEETDSAIFFGSLSLILAITAVIIVWPDATATQLATINAYVVSNFSWLFLWLVFLSFVFLMYVLLGPWGNIRLGDPDEEPAFSYPGYLVMIFTAGLSSGGLEYWGPVEPLVHYQTAPPFVGSSPEGWAGMVSALQYAIFHYGTSAWAGYVVFGIAVSYFAYRKDMPFRPAVILAPFVGTDNVDGWMGKAVDTLAVVVSVSGITISFGLGVDQFFAGLAYNWGVQVGALGEVLFILLITGLFLLSVTAGIQEGIQRFANLNVVLLLVLMTAALAFGPLSFLLNLGTQALQGYVTDFVGMSLYFTPEASGWFGSWTVFFWAWWLTFAPMVGVFMARISRGRTLRQLVFAGILGSFALTVPWYVATGGSALWLQTTGQADLLAVYSDVGLAGVSFALFDQLLPFADLFSAILLGLVLSFLITTLDSATFSFSMIANEGEPSPSTLNRITWGLVLGFLTIALTLAGGISVLRSFTVLAGIPAAILCLIALVGMVVQLERHAPVLLDESQYPDTDIASSVRRKLPDRVAENQPTDD; encoded by the coding sequence ATGAGTCTGGTACAGCAGGCCCTGGAGGAGACGGACTCGGCGATATTTTTCGGATCACTCTCGTTGATCCTCGCGATAACGGCAGTGATCATCGTCTGGCCGGACGCGACTGCCACACAGCTGGCGACCATCAACGCCTACGTCGTCTCGAATTTCAGCTGGTTGTTCCTCTGGCTGGTCTTTCTCTCCTTCGTATTCCTGATGTACGTCTTACTCGGCCCGTGGGGGAACATCAGGCTGGGTGACCCGGACGAAGAGCCCGCGTTCTCCTACCCCGGCTATCTCGTGATGATCTTCACTGCGGGGCTGTCGTCCGGCGGCCTCGAGTACTGGGGGCCGGTGGAACCGCTGGTCCACTACCAGACCGCCCCGCCGTTCGTCGGGTCCAGTCCGGAGGGGTGGGCGGGGATGGTGAGTGCACTCCAGTACGCGATCTTCCACTACGGGACCTCGGCGTGGGCCGGGTACGTGGTCTTCGGCATCGCCGTCTCGTACTTCGCGTATCGCAAAGACATGCCCTTCCGTCCCGCCGTCATCCTCGCTCCGTTCGTCGGCACCGACAACGTCGACGGCTGGATGGGAAAGGCGGTCGACACGCTGGCCGTGGTCGTCTCGGTGAGCGGAATCACCATCTCCTTCGGACTCGGCGTCGACCAGTTCTTCGCCGGCCTTGCCTACAACTGGGGCGTCCAGGTCGGCGCACTCGGGGAAGTCCTGTTCATCCTCCTCATCACGGGCCTGTTCCTGCTGTCCGTTACGGCCGGGATCCAGGAGGGGATCCAGCGGTTCGCGAACCTGAACGTGGTCCTCCTGCTGGTCCTCATGACGGCAGCGCTGGCCTTTGGCCCCCTGTCCTTCCTGCTGAATCTGGGGACGCAGGCGCTCCAGGGGTACGTGACCGACTTCGTCGGGATGAGCCTGTACTTCACGCCGGAGGCCAGCGGCTGGTTCGGCTCCTGGACGGTGTTTTTCTGGGCGTGGTGGCTCACGTTCGCGCCCATGGTCGGCGTGTTCATGGCCCGGATCTCCCGCGGGCGGACGCTCCGCCAGCTCGTGTTCGCCGGCATTCTCGGCTCCTTTGCACTCACCGTCCCCTGGTACGTCGCGACCGGCGGCTCGGCACTCTGGCTACAGACGACCGGACAGGCCGACCTGCTGGCCGTGTACTCCGATGTCGGCCTCGCCGGCGTCAGCTTCGCCCTGTTCGATCAGTTGCTGCCCTTCGCCGATCTGTTCTCCGCGATCCTGCTGGGACTCGTGTTGAGCTTCCTCATCACGACGCTCGATTCGGCGACCTTTAGCTTCTCCATGATCGCGAACGAGGGCGAACCGTCACCGTCGACTCTCAACCGGATCACGTGGGGGCTGGTCCTGGGATTCCTGACCATCGCACTCACTCTCGCCGGTGGGATCTCCGTCCTCCGCTCGTTCACCGTCCTCGCCGGAATCCCGGCCGCGATACTGTGCCTGATCGCGCTGGTCGGCATGGTCGTGCAACTCGAACGCCACGCCCCCGTGTTGCTGGATGAGTCTCAGTACCCGGACACCGACATCGCATCGAGCGTTCGACGGAAATTACCGGACCGGGTGGCGGAGAACCAACCGACGGACGACTGA
- a CDS encoding aldehyde ferredoxin oxidoreductase family protein has protein sequence MPRPTPDTILRVDLTDRTCVRDPVPETWRRRYIGGKGLGARYLYAELDSGTEPLGRENRLCFMLGPLTGYLPGEQRYAVVTKSPLTGAFLDSYAGGTFPGALAGALGDHVGVVVTGSADEPVCLVVEDASVHLEPAADLWGADTSETCAAFPDASVACIGPAGERRVRYATVASDGGDHQAGRGGAGAVMGSKRLKAIVARGDPPSGLADLRAAYTDRFAEDAVGRWQAASETLESVDFADEIGGLATRGWEASRFEGLSDIGIEAARGVATERERDDESIPGGFRVETEDGDSVPRGATQMTLGATLGVEEFDAVVTLGDACDRLGLDVISAGNAVAWAMLAAREGVIDRDLAFGDAEAARELLGEIATRRTPLGDILALGVRSAAAELGARDRIPHVKGLEVPSYDPRAAASMALAYATSDRGACHRRSRPIEREPFAGRDWAPERAAAAVIAEQNTSSVRWSLVADDFVGAVFEDLGAEWLEAVGAPVPEDLSLAGERIWTLTRLFNLREGFTRDDDALPEVFTEPVDAETARPIEPATFERMLDAYYELRGWDADGRPTIETLARLDLLDVVDDETPVDPDR, from the coding sequence ATGCCACGACCGACACCGGACACCATCCTCCGGGTCGACCTCACAGATCGAACCTGTGTCCGTGACCCCGTCCCAGAGACGTGGCGACGACGGTACATCGGTGGCAAAGGGCTCGGAGCTCGGTATCTGTACGCGGAACTCGATTCCGGAACCGAACCCCTGGGCCGGGAGAACCGCCTGTGTTTCATGCTCGGGCCGCTGACGGGATATCTCCCGGGGGAGCAGCGGTACGCAGTCGTCACCAAGTCTCCGTTGACGGGTGCCTTCCTCGATTCCTACGCCGGTGGGACCTTCCCCGGCGCACTCGCGGGTGCACTCGGAGACCACGTCGGGGTGGTGGTGACTGGCAGTGCGGACGAGCCGGTCTGTCTCGTCGTCGAGGACGCCAGTGTACACCTCGAACCGGCCGCGGACCTGTGGGGTGCCGATACCAGTGAGACGTGTGCGGCGTTTCCCGACGCGTCGGTCGCCTGTATCGGCCCGGCAGGCGAACGTCGGGTCCGATATGCGACCGTCGCGTCCGACGGTGGCGACCACCAGGCGGGCCGCGGCGGGGCCGGCGCGGTCATGGGGAGCAAACGACTGAAAGCGATCGTCGCTCGCGGTGACCCACCGTCGGGGCTCGCGGACCTCCGTGCGGCCTACACGGATCGGTTCGCCGAGGACGCGGTCGGCCGCTGGCAGGCCGCGAGCGAGACGCTCGAATCGGTCGACTTCGCCGACGAGATCGGCGGGCTCGCGACGCGAGGCTGGGAAGCGAGTCGCTTCGAGGGACTGTCCGACATCGGTATCGAAGCCGCCCGTGGGGTCGCCACCGAGCGCGAGCGCGACGACGAGTCGATTCCCGGGGGCTTCAGAGTCGAGACCGAGGACGGCGACAGCGTCCCCAGGGGTGCCACCCAGATGACCCTCGGCGCCACGCTGGGGGTCGAGGAGTTCGACGCCGTGGTGACACTCGGCGACGCCTGTGACCGTCTCGGACTGGACGTCATCAGTGCCGGGAACGCGGTGGCGTGGGCGATGCTCGCCGCGCGGGAGGGGGTCATCGACCGCGACCTCGCGTTCGGCGATGCGGAGGCGGCCCGCGAACTGCTCGGCGAGATCGCGACCAGACGGACCCCGCTCGGCGATATCCTCGCACTCGGCGTCAGGTCTGCCGCGGCGGAACTCGGCGCTCGCGACCGTATCCCGCACGTCAAGGGACTGGAAGTGCCGTCCTACGACCCGCGTGCCGCGGCGAGTATGGCGCTCGCCTACGCCACGAGCGACAGGGGTGCCTGTCACCGTCGAAGTCGGCCGATCGAACGCGAACCGTTCGCTGGTAGAGACTGGGCCCCCGAGCGCGCTGCAGCGGCCGTGATCGCCGAGCAGAACACGAGTTCGGTGCGCTGGAGTCTCGTCGCCGACGACTTCGTCGGTGCCGTGTTCGAGGACCTGGGGGCCGAGTGGCTCGAGGCCGTCGGTGCGCCCGTTCCCGAGGACCTGTCGCTCGCCGGTGAGCGCATCTGGACGCTCACTCGACTGTTCAATCTCCGGGAGGGATTCACCCGCGACGACGACGCACTTCCCGAGGTCTTCACGGAACCAGTCGATGCGGAGACGGCACGACCGATCGAGCCCGCGACGTTCGAGCGGATGCTCGACGCGTACTACGAACTGCGCGGGTGGGATGCGGACGGCCGTCCGACGATCGAGACGCTGGCGCGACTGGACCTGCTGGATGTCGTCGACGACGAGACGCCCGTCGACCCGGACCGATAG